A window from Actinomycetospora corticicola encodes these proteins:
- a CDS encoding SDR family oxidoreductase, which produces MRVVIAGGHGKIALLLAEQLTERGDTPVALIRNPDHADDVRAVGAEPVQVDLEATTPDDLATHLAGADAVVFAAGAGPNSGAERKRSVDRDAALLLADAAAVAGVRRYLLVSSMGAENPPSEADDDSVWGSYLRAKAEAEQGVRGRDLDATILRPGVLTDEPATGRVRLAEQPVGHEEVTRADVATTLIALLDAPATIGRTLELINGTEPLGTAIDDLGGRTGPSVHGG; this is translated from the coding sequence ATGCGCGTCGTGATCGCCGGAGGCCACGGGAAGATCGCCCTGCTGCTCGCGGAGCAGCTCACCGAGCGGGGTGACACGCCGGTCGCCCTCATCCGCAACCCGGACCACGCCGACGACGTCCGGGCCGTTGGCGCCGAGCCGGTGCAGGTCGACCTCGAGGCCACCACGCCGGACGACCTCGCGACGCACCTCGCCGGAGCCGACGCGGTCGTCTTCGCGGCGGGCGCGGGGCCGAACAGCGGGGCCGAGCGCAAACGCTCCGTCGACCGGGACGCCGCCCTCCTGCTCGCGGACGCGGCCGCCGTCGCGGGGGTCCGGCGCTACCTGCTCGTGTCCTCGATGGGCGCGGAGAACCCGCCGTCGGAGGCCGACGACGACTCGGTCTGGGGCTCCTACCTCCGGGCGAAGGCCGAGGCCGAGCAGGGCGTGCGCGGGCGGGACCTCGACGCGACCATCCTGCGCCCCGGCGTCCTCACCGACGAGCCCGCCACCGGGCGGGTGCGCCTCGCCGAGCAGCCGGTGGGCCACGAGGAGGTCACCCGCGCCGACGTCGCCACGACGCTGATCGCGCTGCTCGACGCCCCGGCGACGATCGGGCGGACGCTCGAGCTCATCAACGGCACCGAACCGCTCGGGACCGCGATCGACGACCTGGGCGGACGCACCGGCCCCTCGGTCCACGGCGGCTGA
- a CDS encoding amidohydrolase family protein, with the protein MYEKNGEKYFVVDSHMHYWDASPENWVQGAEQYAKGWIECFHAYQSLGPAETHWSIEHFQKYSEADLMKDLFEDGHVDIAIAQPTYLKEWYSEGFNTTERNGQLLRNHPDRFRLNTRFDPRDGDAGMREFEANVEEWKPLGAKLYTAEWNGDSRGFKLSDPECYKFLERAQELGIRNIHIHKGPTIWPLDKDGFDVSDVDKAATDFQGLNFIVEHVGLPRIEDFCFMATQEPNVYAGLSVVLGGLMHARPRFFAKVMGELLFWVGEDKMTFGSDYAIWEPKWQVEGLVDWDYPEGHDYDDYPRLGVDGKKKILGLNAAKLYDIPVPEELQLKADSPAAQDDAELVNREVAQA; encoded by the coding sequence GTGTACGAGAAGAATGGCGAGAAGTACTTCGTCGTCGACTCCCACATGCACTACTGGGACGCGTCGCCCGAGAACTGGGTGCAGGGCGCCGAGCAGTACGCCAAGGGCTGGATCGAGTGCTTCCACGCCTACCAGTCGCTCGGCCCGGCCGAGACCCACTGGTCGATCGAGCACTTCCAGAAGTACTCCGAGGCCGACCTCATGAAGGACCTCTTCGAGGACGGCCACGTCGACATCGCCATCGCGCAGCCGACGTACCTCAAGGAGTGGTACTCGGAGGGCTTCAACACCACCGAGCGCAACGGGCAGCTGCTGCGCAACCACCCGGACAGGTTCCGCCTGAACACCCGCTTCGACCCGCGTGACGGCGACGCCGGGATGCGCGAGTTCGAGGCGAACGTCGAGGAGTGGAAGCCCCTCGGCGCGAAGCTCTACACCGCGGAGTGGAACGGCGACTCCCGCGGCTTCAAGCTGTCCGACCCCGAGTGCTACAAGTTCCTGGAGCGTGCGCAGGAGCTCGGCATCCGGAACATCCACATCCACAAGGGCCCGACGATCTGGCCGCTGGACAAGGACGGCTTCGACGTCTCCGACGTCGACAAGGCCGCGACCGACTTCCAGGGCCTGAACTTCATCGTCGAGCACGTGGGCCTGCCGCGGATCGAGGACTTCTGCTTCATGGCGACGCAGGAGCCCAACGTCTACGCCGGCCTCTCGGTCGTGCTCGGCGGCCTCATGCACGCCCGCCCGCGCTTCTTCGCCAAGGTCATGGGCGAGCTGCTGTTCTGGGTCGGCGAGGACAAGATGACCTTCGGCTCCGACTACGCCATCTGGGAGCCCAAGTGGCAGGTCGAGGGCCTCGTGGACTGGGACTACCCCGAGGGCCACGACTACGACGACTACCCGCGCCTGGGCGTCGACGGCAAGAAGAAGATCCTCGGCCTCAACGCCGCCAAGCTCTACGACATCCCGGTCCCCGAGGAGCTGCAGCTGAAGGCTGACTCGCCGGCCGCGCAGGACGACGCGGAGCTGGTCAACCGGGAGGTGGCCCAGGCATGA
- a CDS encoding IclR family transcriptional regulator: MATLNSVHRALRVLEVVAEAGDGITAKAVARRLEYNLSTTYHLLTSLVEDGYLVRLEPARGFGLGPKLPALHDRLRSQLPIPPGLGATLREAHAAAGAAVLYVAFRDADVVVVDVDECPAHPVPTISTWRGALHATAVGKLLLADLSPARLIEVLARDGQRRLAHRTILDPDELDYELDQVRRRDLALDRSEFHERLACMAAPVRRPLPDGGRGELVGAVSVAVPVVPAGGPGSLFDRRVRMERAVRGAAARAASAFEDEVSVRWDRG, translated from the coding sequence ATGGCGACGCTCAACTCGGTGCACCGCGCCCTGCGCGTGCTCGAGGTCGTCGCCGAGGCGGGTGACGGGATCACCGCGAAGGCCGTCGCCCGGCGGCTCGAGTACAACCTCTCGACCACCTACCACCTGCTGACGAGCCTGGTGGAGGACGGCTACCTGGTGCGCCTGGAGCCCGCCCGCGGGTTCGGGCTGGGTCCCAAGCTGCCCGCCCTGCACGACCGGCTCCGCTCCCAGCTGCCCATCCCGCCCGGTCTCGGCGCGACGTTGCGCGAGGCCCACGCGGCGGCCGGGGCCGCGGTGCTCTACGTCGCCTTCCGGGACGCGGACGTCGTCGTCGTCGACGTCGACGAGTGCCCGGCGCACCCGGTCCCCACGATCTCGACGTGGCGGGGGGCGCTGCACGCGACGGCGGTCGGGAAGCTCCTGCTCGCGGACCTGTCGCCCGCCCGCCTCATCGAGGTCCTCGCCCGCGACGGGCAGCGCCGGCTCGCCCACCGCACGATCCTCGACCCGGACGAGCTGGACTACGAGCTCGACCAGGTCCGTCGTCGGGACCTCGCACTGGACCGCAGCGAGTTCCACGAGCGGCTGGCCTGCATGGCGGCGCCGGTCCGTCGACCCCTTCCCGACGGTGGGCGGGGCGAGTTGGTCGGGGCGGTGTCGGTCGCGGTGCCGGTCGTGCCCGCCGGCGGCCCGGGCAGCCTCTTCGACCGCCGCGTGCGGATGGAGCGGGCGGTGCGGGGCGCGGCCGCCCGAGCGGCGTCGGCGTTCGAGGACGAGGTTTCCGTCAGGTGGGACCGGGGCTGA
- a CDS encoding glycoside hydrolase family 65 protein: protein MISNVFTVDPWCVHEPELDVDLLGQTESLFALANGHVGMRGNLDEGEPHRMPGTYLNSFFESRPMPHAEGGFGFPEENQTLVNVPNGKLIRLLVDDEPLDVRYGQVHDHQRTLDMRSGILTRHVEWTSPNGQRVDVTSQRLVSFSQRAVAAISYAVTIPEDSESDALLVIQSELFANEQMPEITGDPRVAAALTKPLAPEHNSHSTYGARMTHQTKRSELRVGAAMEHQVFGPDDAKVESSCSKNVGRTTVICRLKPGQTLRIVKYLAYGWSSTRSQPAIVDQVEAALDASLYTGWDGLVTAQREYLDAFWARADIEIDGDPRLQQAIRFSLFHVLQAGSRAEKRAIGAKGLTGQGYDGHSFWDCETFVLPVFMHTNPRVAADALRWRHSTLDIATAHAATLGLKGAAFAWRTIRGEECSGYWPAGTAAFHVNADIADAVLRYVSATADDEFEREVGVDLLVATARLWRSLGHHDSASNFRIDGVTGPDEYSAIADNNVYTNLMAQRNLRGAADACVRHPREAERLGVHSEEIASWRAAASAMVIPFDEKLGVHQQAEGFTSHAFWDFDNTPEDAYPLLLNYPYFDLYRKQVVKQPDLVLAMVQCPDAFTPEQKAANFAYYERITVRDSSLSPGTLAVMAAETGHLDLAYDYLCESVQMDLADLENNVRDGIHLAATASSWTAIIQGLGGMRPHDGTLSFAPRLPSAVSGLRFRVLWRGRSVHVEIGHGQATYTLEEPTTGQGGPSGMSATSSEPLDLRHHDEDLTLTVDEPVTLDIPAAPQTGVVEQPAGRAPLFRRLHQ, encoded by the coding sequence GTGATCTCGAACGTGTTCACGGTCGACCCCTGGTGCGTGCACGAGCCCGAGCTCGACGTCGACCTCCTCGGCCAGACGGAGTCGCTCTTCGCGCTGGCCAACGGTCACGTCGGGATGCGCGGCAACCTCGACGAGGGCGAACCGCACCGGATGCCGGGGACCTACCTCAACTCGTTCTTCGAGTCCCGGCCGATGCCGCACGCCGAGGGCGGCTTCGGGTTCCCGGAGGAGAACCAGACGCTGGTCAACGTGCCGAACGGCAAGCTGATCCGGCTGCTGGTCGACGACGAGCCGCTCGACGTCCGGTACGGCCAGGTGCACGACCACCAGCGCACCCTCGACATGCGCAGCGGGATCCTCACCCGCCACGTCGAGTGGACCTCGCCGAACGGGCAGCGCGTCGACGTCACCTCGCAGCGCCTGGTCAGCTTCTCCCAGCGGGCGGTCGCGGCCATCTCCTACGCGGTGACGATCCCCGAGGACTCCGAGAGCGACGCGCTGCTGGTCATCCAGTCCGAGCTGTTCGCCAACGAGCAGATGCCCGAGATCACCGGCGACCCCCGCGTCGCCGCCGCGCTGACCAAGCCGCTCGCGCCGGAGCACAACTCGCACTCCACCTACGGCGCGCGGATGACCCACCAGACCAAGCGCTCCGAGCTGCGGGTCGGGGCGGCGATGGAGCACCAGGTCTTCGGTCCGGACGACGCGAAGGTCGAGAGCTCCTGCTCGAAGAACGTCGGTCGGACCACGGTGATCTGCCGGCTCAAGCCCGGCCAGACGCTCCGGATCGTCAAGTACCTCGCCTACGGCTGGTCGAGCACCCGCTCCCAGCCCGCGATCGTCGACCAGGTCGAGGCGGCGCTGGACGCCTCGCTCTACACCGGCTGGGACGGCCTCGTGACCGCCCAGCGCGAGTACCTCGACGCGTTCTGGGCGCGCGCCGACATCGAGATCGACGGCGACCCGCGCCTGCAGCAGGCCATCCGCTTCTCGCTGTTCCACGTCCTGCAGGCCGGCTCACGGGCGGAGAAGCGGGCGATCGGCGCCAAGGGCCTGACCGGCCAGGGCTACGACGGCCACAGCTTCTGGGACTGCGAGACGTTCGTGCTCCCGGTCTTCATGCACACCAACCCGCGGGTCGCGGCGGACGCGCTGCGCTGGCGCCACTCGACCCTCGACATCGCGACCGCGCACGCCGCCACCCTCGGTCTGAAGGGGGCCGCGTTCGCCTGGCGGACGATCCGGGGCGAGGAGTGCTCCGGCTACTGGCCCGCCGGGACCGCGGCCTTCCACGTCAACGCGGACATCGCCGACGCCGTGCTGCGCTACGTCTCGGCGACCGCGGACGACGAGTTCGAGCGCGAGGTCGGCGTCGACCTGCTCGTGGCCACCGCCCGCCTGTGGCGCTCGCTCGGCCACCACGACTCCGCGTCGAACTTCCGCATCGACGGCGTCACCGGCCCCGACGAGTACTCCGCGATCGCGGACAACAACGTGTACACGAACCTCATGGCGCAGCGGAACCTGCGCGGCGCGGCCGACGCGTGCGTCCGGCACCCCCGCGAGGCCGAGCGGCTCGGCGTGCACAGCGAGGAGATCGCGAGCTGGCGGGCCGCCGCGTCCGCGATGGTGATCCCGTTCGACGAGAAGCTCGGGGTGCACCAGCAGGCCGAGGGCTTCACCTCGCACGCGTTCTGGGACTTCGACAACACCCCCGAGGACGCCTACCCGCTCCTGCTGAACTACCCGTACTTCGACCTGTACCGCAAGCAGGTCGTCAAGCAGCCCGACCTCGTCCTCGCGATGGTCCAGTGCCCGGACGCGTTCACCCCGGAGCAGAAGGCCGCGAACTTCGCCTACTACGAGCGCATCACCGTGCGCGACTCGTCGCTCTCCCCCGGCACCCTCGCCGTCATGGCGGCCGAGACCGGACACCTCGACCTGGCCTACGACTACCTCTGCGAATCCGTCCAGATGGACCTCGCCGACCTCGAGAACAACGTCCGCGACGGCATCCACCTCGCCGCGACGGCCAGCAGCTGGACCGCGATCATCCAGGGCCTCGGCGGCATGCGTCCGCACGACGGGACGCTGAGCTTCGCCCCGCGCCTGCCCTCGGCGGTGTCCGGGCTGCGCTTCCGGGTGCTCTGGCGCGGCCGGTCGGTGCACGTCGAGATCGGCCACGGGCAGGCGACCTACACCCTCGAGGAGCCGACGACGGGCCAGGGCGGCCCGAGCGGTATGTCGGCCACCTCCTCGGAGCCCCTCGACCTGCGCCACCACGACGAGGACCTCACCCTCACCGTCGACGAGCCGGTCACCCTCGACATCCCGGCCGCCCCGCAGACGGGCGTCGTCGAGCAGCCGGCCGGCCGCGCGCCGCTCTTCCGGCGGCTGCACCAGTAG
- a CDS encoding type IV toxin-antitoxin system AbiEi family antitoxin domain-containing protein: MPRRSRVDPSDLSALAPLAVARVADLVALGLPSATISQRVRSGRWRRLFPGVVLMQSGAPTREQLVVAAMLYAGTDSILSGVEAARRHDLNRLPDDRSIHLLIAEDRRRRSVTDLIVERTHRLPPPVVRGGVRIAPVERAVLDAARHCSDRDRVRAMLAEAVQRGRTTVERLQAELRVGNQRGSGLVREVLEEIADGIRSAAEGWGRDLHARSGLPPMLWNPTLRWPDGRFLARPDGYLAEVGMAWEQDSLEFHPVEEDDTARRRARMVSAGVVVVHHRPRRLRIEPALVIDELWAHFRLAASRPAPDLIVIPSDQRNRPVATPL; encoded by the coding sequence ATGCCACGCCGCAGCCGGGTCGACCCGTCCGACCTCTCCGCCCTCGCCCCGCTCGCCGTCGCCCGCGTCGCCGACCTGGTGGCCCTCGGCCTGCCGTCCGCCACGATCTCCCAACGGGTCCGGTCGGGGCGTTGGCGGCGTCTGTTCCCCGGGGTCGTCCTGATGCAGAGCGGTGCGCCGACCCGGGAACAGCTGGTCGTGGCGGCGATGCTCTACGCCGGGACGGACAGCATCCTGTCCGGCGTCGAGGCCGCCCGCCGGCACGATCTCAACCGTCTTCCCGACGACCGGTCGATCCACCTGCTGATCGCCGAGGACCGCCGACGTCGCTCGGTCACGGACCTCATCGTGGAGCGCACCCACCGTCTCCCGCCGCCCGTCGTGCGTGGCGGTGTCCGGATCGCGCCGGTGGAGCGGGCCGTGCTGGACGCCGCACGCCACTGCTCGGATCGCGACCGGGTGCGCGCGATGCTCGCCGAGGCCGTCCAACGTGGCCGGACCACGGTCGAGCGGCTGCAGGCGGAGCTGCGGGTGGGCAATCAGCGGGGGTCGGGGCTCGTGCGCGAGGTGCTCGAGGAGATCGCCGACGGCATCCGGTCGGCCGCCGAGGGCTGGGGACGGGATCTCCACGCGCGGAGCGGGCTGCCGCCGATGCTGTGGAACCCGACACTGCGATGGCCGGACGGGCGGTTCCTCGCGCGGCCCGACGGCTACCTCGCCGAGGTCGGGATGGCGTGGGAGCAGGACTCCCTGGAGTTCCACCCCGTCGAGGAGGACGACACCGCACGGCGGCGGGCGCGGATGGTCAGCGCCGGCGTGGTGGTGGTGCACCATCGTCCGCGCCGACTCCGGATCGAGCCGGCCCTCGTGATCGACGAGCTGTGGGCCCACTTCCGGCTCGCGGCCTCCCGTCCCGCGCCGGACCTGATCGTGATCCCTTCGGACCAGCGCAATCGGCCAGTCGCCACCCCCCTGTGA
- a CDS encoding protein kinase domain-containing protein — MSSTEAGPPSTVGAGRYTLGDLIGRGGAAEVYRARDELLGRDVAVKLFPAGVGEADESRRQREVQTLAGMNHPGLVTIYDVGAEGSRAYFVMQLIEGESLADRIRSGPLRPGDVVALGAALGDALTYVHRHGVVHRDIKPGNVLLDTEGRPHLSDFGIAVLADATNITATGMVIGTASYLSPEQVRGQPVGPASDVYALGLVLLECITARREYPGNALEAAVARLHRPPDVPTDLPPALYGLLVAMTRDEPAERPTTEQVVGELRTISREAGMDAETVLAPAPTTGTGATYAMGPPMAPPGTGATYAMNQGAPPGYDPYGATQRVGTPPGGYPPYGYPADGRTAVVGPGTMTGGPYAPPEQRRSSRGPIIAAIVAVLLVAGGVGAYALFGNSSTETPAPAPTSIPAPVETTTTTTQQEETTTRRRTTTTVPPTTVAPPPVTTTVAPPPPVTTTDAPTTTTTTPANGGGGGGLFPGGGNGGFTRGGGQGEGTGN; from the coding sequence GTGAGTTCGACGGAGGCGGGACCCCCGTCCACCGTGGGTGCGGGCCGGTACACCCTCGGCGACCTCATCGGTCGCGGCGGCGCGGCGGAGGTCTACCGCGCGCGTGACGAGCTGCTCGGCCGCGACGTCGCGGTGAAGCTGTTCCCGGCCGGCGTCGGGGAGGCCGACGAGTCCCGGCGTCAGCGCGAGGTCCAGACGCTCGCGGGCATGAACCACCCCGGTCTCGTGACGATCTACGACGTCGGCGCCGAGGGCAGCCGCGCGTACTTCGTCATGCAGCTCATCGAGGGCGAGTCGCTCGCCGACCGGATTCGCTCCGGCCCGCTGCGGCCCGGCGACGTCGTCGCCCTGGGCGCGGCGCTGGGCGACGCGCTGACCTACGTGCACCGCCACGGCGTCGTGCACCGCGACATCAAGCCCGGCAACGTCCTGCTCGACACCGAGGGCCGGCCCCACCTGTCGGACTTCGGGATCGCGGTCCTCGCCGACGCCACGAACATCACCGCCACCGGCATGGTGATCGGCACCGCGTCGTACCTCTCCCCGGAGCAGGTCCGCGGCCAGCCGGTCGGCCCCGCCTCGGACGTCTACGCGCTGGGTCTGGTACTCCTCGAGTGCATCACGGCCCGCCGCGAGTACCCCGGGAACGCCCTCGAGGCGGCGGTGGCGCGCCTGCACCGCCCGCCGGACGTGCCGACCGACCTCCCGCCGGCCCTCTACGGCCTGCTGGTCGCGATGACCCGGGACGAGCCCGCGGAGCGGCCGACGACCGAGCAGGTCGTGGGCGAACTGCGGACCATCTCCCGCGAGGCCGGGATGGACGCCGAGACCGTGCTCGCACCCGCCCCGACGACGGGTACGGGCGCCACCTACGCGATGGGCCCGCCGATGGCGCCGCCCGGGACCGGCGCCACGTACGCCATGAACCAGGGCGCCCCGCCCGGGTACGACCCCTACGGCGCCACGCAGCGCGTCGGCACCCCGCCCGGCGGCTACCCGCCGTACGGCTACCCGGCGGACGGACGCACCGCGGTCGTCGGCCCGGGGACCATGACGGGCGGGCCGTACGCGCCGCCGGAGCAGCGGCGCTCGAGCCGGGGCCCGATCATCGCGGCGATCGTCGCCGTCCTGCTGGTCGCGGGCGGTGTCGGCGCCTACGCGCTGTTCGGCAACAGCTCGACCGAGACGCCGGCCCCGGCGCCCACGTCGATCCCCGCTCCGGTCGAGACGACCACGACGACGACCCAGCAGGAGGAGACGACCACCCGTCGCCGCACCACCACGACGGTGCCGCCGACGACGGTCGCTCCCCCGCCGGTCACGACGACGGTCGCCCCGCCGCCCCCGGTGACCACCACCGACGCGCCGACCACGACGACGACCACACCGGCGAACGGTGGCGGCGGTGGCGGGCTCTTCCCGGGTGGCGGCAACGGCGGCTTCACCCGCGGCGGCGGTCAGGGCGAGGGCACCGGGAACTGA
- a CDS encoding iron-sulfur cluster assembly protein, with protein MTVLSDTRALGSNADAAAAATGTTARVWEALRSVRDPELDTDVVSLDFVAAVDVSDSRVAHVELRLPTYFCAPNFAFLMVADAHDVVSAAAGVVRADVVLIDHFASDAINAGVAARAGFVTSMAGTEVGEAVAELDELRRTFTERALMAGTDLVVRPLMRAGATPEQVATMTLGEAVESSGASDDLRRLRARRRELGIPSEDSDPLVVDPTGRTVGVDALPLHLRKARSYQVGVDANTSICRGQLAARYGV; from the coding sequence ATGACGGTCCTCTCCGACACCCGGGCCCTCGGCTCCAACGCGGACGCCGCGGCGGCCGCCACGGGGACGACGGCCCGGGTGTGGGAGGCGCTGCGCTCCGTGCGCGACCCCGAGCTCGACACCGACGTGGTCTCGCTGGACTTCGTCGCCGCCGTCGACGTCTCGGACTCTCGCGTCGCGCACGTGGAACTGCGCCTGCCCACCTACTTCTGTGCCCCGAACTTCGCGTTCCTCATGGTGGCGGACGCCCACGACGTGGTCTCGGCCGCCGCAGGGGTCGTGCGGGCCGACGTGGTCCTCATCGACCACTTCGCCTCCGACGCCATCAACGCGGGGGTGGCCGCCCGGGCCGGGTTCGTGACCTCCATGGCCGGCACCGAGGTCGGCGAGGCCGTCGCCGAGCTCGACGAGCTGCGGCGCACGTTCACCGAGCGGGCGCTGATGGCCGGCACCGACCTCGTCGTCCGCCCGCTGATGCGGGCCGGCGCGACCCCGGAGCAGGTCGCCACGATGACGCTGGGCGAGGCCGTGGAGTCGAGCGGGGCCTCGGACGACCTGCGTCGTCTCCGCGCCCGTCGTCGGGAACTGGGGATCCCCTCCGAGGACTCCGACCCGCTGGTGGTGGACCCGACCGGGCGCACCGTCGGGGTGGACGCCCTGCCGCTGCACCTGCGCAAGGCCCGCAGCTACCAGGTCGGCGTCGACGCGAACACCAGCATCTGCCGCGGCCAGCTCGCGGCGCGCTACGGGGTCTGA
- a CDS encoding 5-methyltetrahydropteroyltriglutamate--homocysteine S-methyltransferase, which translates to MPARETAPFRADHVGSLLRPPALLEARGAHAEGRLDDAGLRAAEDEAIRDVVAMQESVGLQAATDGEFRRTSWHMDFLYQLDGVSSSKDSSVEVAFRNASGDLTFAAMSLVIDQRIGLSTTIFGDAFSMLASTVTSAVPKLTIPSPSMLHYRLGGAPVHEGSPYSDPDEFWADLASAYASEVSRLYEAGVRYLQLDDTSLAYLNDPAQRESMAARGEDADHMHERYVDTINLALRDRPSDLRVTTHMCRGNYRSSWAAEGGYDHVAEKVFGGLEIDGFFCEYDDARSGDFSPLRYLPQGDQQIVLGLVTTKSGELESADTLKRRIEEATKYVPLEQLCLSPQCGFSSTVEGNALSYDQEVAKLELVVSVAQDVWG; encoded by the coding sequence ATGCCCGCACGTGAGACCGCTCCGTTCCGCGCCGACCACGTCGGCAGCCTCCTGCGACCGCCCGCACTGCTCGAGGCCCGGGGCGCCCACGCCGAGGGCCGCCTCGACGACGCCGGGCTGCGCGCCGCCGAGGACGAGGCGATCCGCGACGTCGTCGCGATGCAGGAGTCGGTCGGCCTCCAGGCGGCGACCGACGGCGAGTTCCGGCGCACCTCCTGGCACATGGACTTCCTCTACCAGCTCGACGGCGTGTCCTCCTCGAAGGACTCGTCGGTCGAGGTGGCCTTCCGCAACGCCTCCGGCGACCTGACCTTCGCGGCGATGTCGCTCGTGATCGACCAGCGGATCGGGCTCTCGACGACGATCTTCGGCGACGCGTTCTCGATGCTGGCCTCCACGGTGACCAGCGCGGTGCCGAAGCTGACCATCCCCTCGCCGTCGATGCTGCACTACCGCCTCGGCGGTGCACCGGTGCACGAGGGCTCGCCCTACTCCGACCCGGACGAGTTCTGGGCCGACCTCGCGTCGGCCTACGCGTCCGAGGTCTCGCGGCTCTACGAGGCGGGCGTCCGGTACCTGCAGCTCGACGACACCTCGCTGGCCTACCTGAACGACCCGGCGCAGCGCGAGTCGATGGCCGCCCGCGGCGAGGACGCCGACCACATGCACGAGCGGTACGTCGACACCATCAACCTGGCGCTGCGCGACCGGCCGTCGGACCTCCGGGTCACCACGCACATGTGCCGCGGCAACTACCGCTCGTCCTGGGCCGCCGAGGGCGGTTACGACCACGTCGCCGAGAAGGTGTTCGGCGGCCTCGAGATCGACGGGTTCTTCTGCGAGTACGACGACGCCCGCTCCGGTGACTTCTCCCCGCTGCGCTACCTCCCGCAGGGTGACCAGCAGATCGTGCTGGGCCTCGTGACCACGAAGTCGGGCGAGCTGGAGTCGGCCGACACCCTCAAGCGCCGTATCGAGGAGGCCACGAAGTACGTGCCGCTCGAGCAGCTCTGCCTGTCCCCGCAGTGCGGCTTCTCCTCGACCGTGGAGGGCAACGCGCTGTCCTACGACCAGGAGGTGGCCAAGCTCGAGCTGGTCGTCTCGGTGGCGCAGGACGTCTGGGGCTGA
- a CDS encoding alcohol dehydrogenase catalytic domain-containing protein, which translates to MKAVRVHQYQQDPSLDDIAEPKLQGPLDVIVKIGGAGVCRTDLHIINGDWEQIQDPTLPYVIGHENAGWVAEVGDAVTNVAVGDTVILHPQPSCGLCLACRAGRDMQCTGDAFFPGLSNNDGGMAEYLRTTARACVKLDPSTNPADVAALADAGITAYHAVRKAVPYLYPGTTAVVQGAGGLGHIGIQSLAALTATKIIVVDKNPAALELAKSIGADETVRADGDHVQAVQDLTGGGATVVFDFVAEQGAEMDAWAMTGPAGYCFVLGYGGQFSAPTLDFVAGEKNVIGNIVGTYNDLAELMVLAQAGKVTLHTVQYRLDQALDALHDLDAGKVRGRAILVP; encoded by the coding sequence GTGAAGGCCGTGCGGGTGCACCAGTACCAGCAGGACCCGTCCCTCGACGACATCGCCGAGCCCAAGCTCCAGGGCCCGCTCGACGTCATCGTCAAGATCGGCGGGGCCGGCGTCTGCCGCACCGACCTCCACATCATCAACGGCGACTGGGAGCAGATCCAGGACCCGACGCTGCCCTACGTCATCGGCCACGAGAACGCGGGGTGGGTCGCCGAGGTGGGCGACGCCGTCACCAACGTGGCCGTGGGCGACACGGTGATCCTGCACCCGCAGCCCTCCTGCGGACTGTGTCTGGCCTGCCGCGCGGGCCGCGACATGCAGTGCACCGGCGACGCCTTCTTCCCGGGGTTGTCGAACAACGACGGCGGGATGGCCGAGTACCTGCGCACCACCGCGCGGGCCTGCGTGAAGCTCGACCCGTCGACGAACCCCGCGGACGTCGCCGCGCTCGCCGACGCCGGCATCACCGCCTACCACGCCGTGCGCAAGGCCGTCCCGTACCTCTACCCGGGCACCACCGCCGTCGTGCAGGGCGCGGGCGGGCTCGGCCACATCGGGATCCAGTCCCTCGCCGCCCTCACCGCCACGAAGATCATCGTCGTCGACAAGAACCCGGCCGCCCTCGAGCTCGCGAAGTCCATCGGCGCGGACGAGACGGTCCGGGCGGACGGCGACCACGTGCAGGCCGTCCAGGACCTGACCGGTGGCGGCGCCACGGTCGTCTTCGACTTCGTCGCCGAGCAGGGCGCGGAGATGGACGCCTGGGCGATGACCGGGCCGGCCGGTTACTGCTTCGTGCTCGGCTACGGCGGACAGTTCTCCGCCCCGACCCTCGATTTCGTCGCCGGCGAGAAGAACGTCATCGGCAACATCGTCGGGACCTACAACGACCTCGCGGAACTGATGGTCCTCGCGCAGGCCGGGAAGGTCACCCTCCACACCGTCCAGTACCGCCTCGACCAGGCGCTGGACGCCCTGCACGACCTCGACGCGGGCAAGGTCCGCGGCCGGGCGATCCTCGTCCCCTAG